The following proteins come from a genomic window of Populus nigra chromosome 6, ddPopNigr1.1, whole genome shotgun sequence:
- the LOC133697895 gene encoding U-box domain-containing protein 21-like: protein MMISTWRKRRAARLAGKRRLESEMGHIEVTIPNHFRCPISLELMKDPVTMSSGITYDRESIEKWIEAGNVTCPITNRVLRSLDPIPNHTIRKMIQDWCVTNSSYGIERIPTPRIPVSSEEALEIHFKIKTACKRGDQIGCQNLAAKIKALAKESERNKSCLVATGTAGVLSYAFEEFSKASFEENVAVLDEILSCLAVLLHHEKATNCPGSDASIDRIVLFLKSEDLSARRNAVLVLKELVPILDYRKVDMLLEIEGAMEALFKLIKAPICHAATKASLMVIYHMVTSPSPSNAKIIAKFVDLGLVPLLLEMLVDAERSLCEKALGVLDGICGSDQGREEAYNHALTIPVLVRKIHRVSDLAMKFSVSILFKLCMNEKRENGGVLVEVIQRNAFEKLLVLLQVGCDERTKEKATQLLRLLNVYRSSVDCIDSVDFKNVKRPF from the coding sequence ATGATGATCTCTACATGGAGAAAGCGAAGAGCAGCTCGCCTGGCCGGCAAGCGGCGACTAGAGAGCGAAATGGGGCACATCGAAGTGACAATACCAAATCATTTTCGATGCCCGATTTCGCTGGAATTGATGAAAGATCCGGTCACCATGTCAAGTGGGATTACTTACGATCGTGAGAGCATCGAGAAGTGGATAGAGGCTGGGAATGTGACCTGCCCCATTACCAACAGGGTCTTGAGGAGCCTTGATCCTATACCAAATCACACCATACGTAAAATGATACAAGATTGGTGCGTCACAAATAGTTCTTACGGGATAGAAAGAATTCCAACGCCTAGAATTCCCGTAAGTTCTGAAGAGGCTTTGGAGattcatttcaaaattaaaacagCTTGTAAAAGAGGAGATCAGATTGGGTGCCAAAATTTGGCTGCCAAGATTAAGGCACTAGCGAAGGAGAGCGAACGTAACAAGAGCTGCCTTGTGGCTACTGGAACGGCTGGTGTTTTATCATATGCTTTTGAAGagttttcaaaagcttctttcGAAGAAAATGTTGCGGTCCTGGACGAAATACTGTCATGTTTGGCAGTACTTCTGCATCATGAAAAGGCAACGAATTGCCCTGGCTCAGATGCATCTATAGATCGCATCGTGTTGTTCTTGAAAAGTGAGGATTTGTCTGCGAGAAGAAATGCAGTTCTGGTGCTAAAAGAGCTTGTTCCAATATTGGATTACAGAAAAGTAGACATGTTACTAGAAATTGAAGGAGCCATGGAAGCGTTGTTTAAGCTAATTAAGGCACCCATTTGTCATGCTGCAACAAAAGCTTCATTGATGGTCATTTATCATATGGTCACATCACCATCTCCTTCAAACGCAAAGATCATAGCTAAGTTTGTTGATTTGGGTTTGGTCCCGTTGCTGTTAGAAATGCTTGTAGACGCAGAAAGAAGTTTATGTGAGAAGGCGTTGGGCGTTCTTGATGGAATTTGTGGCAGTGATCAAGGGAGAGAGGAGGCATACAATCATGCTCTCACAATACCAGTTCTCGTCAGGAAAATACACCGAGTCTCAGACTTAGCAATGAAGTTCTCCGTCTCTATTCTATTTAAACTCTGCATGaatgagaagagagaaaatggaGGTGTTCTAGTCGAGGTTATTCAAAGgaatgcttttgaaaagcttttgGTTCTCTTACAGGTTGGCTGTGATGAGAGAACAAAGGAGAAGGCAACTCAGCTGTTGAGGTTGTTGAATGTTTATAGAAGCAGTGTGGACTGTATCGATTCTGTAGATTTCAAGAACGTCAAAAGGCCCTTTTAA
- the LOC133696687 gene encoding receptor protein kinase TMK1-like isoform X1 — translation MGVWLFTNFSLFLSLLLCLANSQQNDDAAAMMKLRDSLGNPSTLGWSGSDPCNWLHVGCVDNRVTRIQIGDQNLHGTLPPELKDLTQLTRFEVMNNQLTGALPSLSGLSFLQVLFLHNNNLSSIPPDFFAGMTSLTRVYLDYNPFETWEIPVSLKDASALKEFSANGANVAGKIPEFFNSDVFPGMETLHLAFNYFEGGLPLNFSGSTIQSLWLNGQKSNSRLNGTISILQNMTSLKEIWLQGNHFTGPLPDLSGMISLEDLNLRDNSLTGVVPPSLLNISTLRVVNFTNNKLQGPTPSFARTVDADMIPGTNNFCLDNPGVACDATVNVLLSVAKNFGYPASLADLWKGNDPCTSTQAWKGITCGGGDILVINLKKAGLSGTISSDFSLISRLQKLILSDNMLTGTIPDELISLSNLALLDVSNNKLSGQIPKFRSNVQVEYGGNPDIGKINTSYAPPGAPGSTPSGTGGGSDDSGNKNSASGKIVGSVIGAVGVVCVVGLGVFFYSKKQKRSSKVQSPNMMIIHPRRSWDQDEVKITVAGSSANSGVESFTDSVGPSDIQVVRTENMVISIQVLRNVTNNFSEENILGRGGFGTVYKGELHDGTKIAVKRMESGVISEKGLAEFMSEIAVLTKVRHRHLVALLGYCLDGNERLLVYEYMPRGTLSSHLFSWKEEGIKPLDWTRRLTIGLDVARGVEYLHGLAHQSFIHRDLKPSNILLGDDMRAKVADFGLVRLAPEGKASIETRLAGTFGYLAPEYAVTGRVTTKVDVFSFGVILMEMITGRKALDETQPEDSLHLVTWFRRMHINKDTFHKTIDPTINLDEETLGSISTVADLAGHCTAREPYQRPDMGHVVNVLSSLVEIWKPAEPDSDEMYGIDFEMPLPEVLLKWQAFDGSSSSFLASGDNTQTSIPTRPSGFAESFTSADGR, via the exons ATGGGTGTTTGGCTTTTCACCAATTTCTCACTCTTTCTTTCCCTACTACTATGTCTAGCCAATTCTCAGCAAAACGACGACGCAGCAGCCATGATGAAACTGAGAGACAGCCTTGGCAACCCATCTACTCTCGGCTGGTCTGGCTCTGACCCGTGTAACTGGCTCCACGTGGGTTGCGTAGATAACCGGGTCACTCGGATCCAAATAGGCGATCAGAATTTACATGGTACTCTCCCCCCAGAACTCAAAGACTTGACTCAGTTAACTCGGTTCGAGGTCATGAACAACCAGTTAACGGGCGCATTACCGAGTTTATCAGGTTTAAGCTTTCTCCAAGTCCTCTTTTTACATAACAACAATCTCTCTTCAATTCCTCCTGATTTTTTCGCCGGAATGACGTCCTTAACCAGAGTCTATTTGGATTACAATCCTTTTGAAACATGGGAGATACCGGTGAGTCTCAAGGATGCTAGTGCTTTGAAGGAATTCTCGGCGAACGGTGCTAATGTAGCTGGAAAAATCCCTGAATTTTTTAACAGCGATGTGTTTCCTGGCATGGAGACTTTGCATTtagcttttaattattttgagggTGGATTGCCCCTCAATTTTTCGGGGTCTACTATACAATCTTTATGGCTTAACGGCCAAAAGAGTAATTCGAGGCTAAATGGTACTATTTCTATCCTGCAAAACATGACTTCATTGAAAGAAATTTGGCTCCAAGGAAATCATTTTACGGGTCCTTTGCCTGATTTGTCTGGAATGATTTCATTGGAAGATTTGAATTTAAGGGATAATAGCTTGACGGGTGTTGTTCCGCCATCATTGCTGAACATTTCTACACTTCGTGTTGTCAATTTCACTAATAATAAGCTCCAGGGACCGACGCCCAGTTTTGCTAGGACAGTTGATGCGGATATGATTCCCGGGactaataatttttgtttggatAATCCTGGTGTTGCTTGTGATGCTACTGTTAATGTTTTGTTGTCGGTTGCAAAAAACTTTGGATACCCTGCTAGTCTTGCTGACCTTTGGAAAGGAAATGATCCTTGCACATCCACCCAAGCCTGGAAAGGAATTACTTGTGGTGGAGGGGATATTTTGGTGATTAACTTGAAGAAAGCAGGACTTAGCGGTACCATTTCTTCAGACTTTTCTTTGATTTCGAGACTACAGAAATTGATTCTTTCTGATAACATGCTTACTGGTACGATACCCGATGAGCTTATAAGTTTGTCTAATCTTGCTTTATTAGATGTTTCGAATAATAAACTCTCTGGTCAAATACCCAAGTTTAGAAGTAATGTGCAAGTGGAATATGGTGGAAATCCTGATATTGGGAAGATTAACACTAGCTATGCTCCCCCTGGTGCTCCTGGAAGTACACCTTCTGGTACAGGTGGTGGTTCGGATGATAGTGGAAACAAGAACTCAGCTAGTGGAAAGATTGTGGGTTCTGTGATTGGTGCTGTTGGTGTTGTATGTGTGGTTGGGTTAGGTGTATTCTTTTATAGTAAGAAACAAAAGCGATCTAGTAAGGTTCAGAGTCCAAATATGATGATTATTCACCCGCGCCGCTCATGGGATCAGGATGAGGTGAAAATCACTGTTGCTGGATCAAGTGCAAATAGTGGAGTTGAGAGCTTTACTGATAGTGTTGGACCCAGTGACATTCAAGTGGTCAGGACTGAGAATATGGTGATCTCAATTCAAGTTTTAAGAAATGTTACGAATAATTTTAGTGAAGAAAATATATTGGGAAGAGGTGGATTTGGGACTGTATACAAGGGGGAGTTGCATGATGGAACAAAAATTGCAGTAAAGAGGATGGAGTCGGGAGTGATTAGCGAGAAGGGTCTAGCAGAGTTCATGTCTGAGATTGCAGTGCTTACCAAGGTTCGACACCGCCATCTAGTCGCCCTTCTAGGATATTGCTTGGATGGAAATGAGAGGCTTCTTGTGTATGAATATATGCCTCGGGGGACTCTTAGCAGTCATCTTTTTAGTTGGAAGGAGGAGGGTATCAAACCGCTCGACTGGACTAGAAGATTAACTATTGGCTTGGATGTTGCTAGAGGCGTTGAATACCTACATGGGCTAGCACATCAAAGTTTTATTCACAGGGATCTCAAGCCTTCCAATATTCTTCTAGGAGATGATATGCGGGCCAAAGTGGCTGATTTTGGATTGGTTCGTCTTGCTCCAGAAGGGAAAGCTTCAATTGAAACGAGACTAGCTGGAACTTTTGGATATCTTGCTCCTGAATATGCAG TGACTGGTCGAGTGACTACCAAGGTTGATGTGTTCAGCTTTGGAGTCATATTAATGGAGATGATCACAGGAAGGAAGGCACTGGATGAGACCCAGCCTGAGGACAGCTTGCATCTTGTTACTTGGTTCCGTAGGATGCACATCAACAAAGACACGTTCCATAAAACCATTGACCCGACCATTAATCTTGATGAGGAAACCCTTGGTAGCATTAGCACAGTTGCCGATCTAGCAGGCCACTGCACTGCAAGGGAGCCCTACCAAAGGCCAGACATGGGTCACGTGGTTAATGTTCTGTCATCTCTTGTTGAGATTTGGAAACCAGCAGAACCAGATTCTGATGAAATGTATGGGATTGATTTTGAGATGCCCTTGCCCGAAGTGCTCCTGAAGTGGCAGGCATTTGATGGAAGCAGCTCTTCATTTCTTGCCAGTGGGGATAATACCCAGACTAGCATACCTACTCGGCCATCTGGCTTTGCGGAATCGTTTACATCAGCAGATGGACGGTAG
- the LOC133696687 gene encoding receptor-like kinase TMK3 isoform X3, producing METLHLAFNYFEGGLPLNFSGSTIQSLWLNGQKSNSRLNGTISILQNMTSLKEIWLQGNHFTGPLPDLSGMISLEDLNLRDNSLTGVVPPSLLNISTLRVVNFTNNKLQGPTPSFARTVDADMIPGTNNFCLDNPGVACDATVNVLLSVAKNFGYPASLADLWKGNDPCTSTQAWKGITCGGGDILVINLKKAGLSGTISSDFSLISRLQKLILSDNMLTGTIPDELISLSNLALLDVSNNKLSGQIPKFRSNVQVEYGGNPDIGKINTSYAPPGAPGSTPSGTGGGSDDSGNKNSASGKIVGSVIGAVGVVCVVGLGVFFYSKKQKRSSKVQSPNMMIIHPRRSWDQDEVKITVAGSSANSGVESFTDSVGPSDIQVVRTENMVISIQVLRNVTNNFSEENILGRGGFGTVYKGELHDGTKIAVKRMESGVISEKGLAEFMSEIAVLTKVRHRHLVALLGYCLDGNERLLVYEYMPRGTLSSHLFSWKEEGIKPLDWTRRLTIGLDVARGVEYLHGLAHQSFIHRDLKPSNILLGDDMRAKVADFGLVRLAPEGKASIETRLAGTFGYLAPEYAVTGRVTTKVDVFSFGVILMEMITGRKALDETQPEDSLHLVTWFRRMHINKDTFHKTIDPTINLDEETLGSISTVADLAGHCTAREPYQRPDMGHVVNVLSSLVEIWKPAEPDSDEMYGIDFEMPLPEVLLKWQAFDGSSSSFLASGDNTQTSIPTRPSGFAESFTSADGR from the exons ATGGAGACTTTGCATTtagcttttaattattttgagggTGGATTGCCCCTCAATTTTTCGGGGTCTACTATACAATCTTTATGGCTTAACGGCCAAAAGAGTAATTCGAGGCTAAATGGTACTATTTCTATCCTGCAAAACATGACTTCATTGAAAGAAATTTGGCTCCAAGGAAATCATTTTACGGGTCCTTTGCCTGATTTGTCTGGAATGATTTCATTGGAAGATTTGAATTTAAGGGATAATAGCTTGACGGGTGTTGTTCCGCCATCATTGCTGAACATTTCTACACTTCGTGTTGTCAATTTCACTAATAATAAGCTCCAGGGACCGACGCCCAGTTTTGCTAGGACAGTTGATGCGGATATGATTCCCGGGactaataatttttgtttggatAATCCTGGTGTTGCTTGTGATGCTACTGTTAATGTTTTGTTGTCGGTTGCAAAAAACTTTGGATACCCTGCTAGTCTTGCTGACCTTTGGAAAGGAAATGATCCTTGCACATCCACCCAAGCCTGGAAAGGAATTACTTGTGGTGGAGGGGATATTTTGGTGATTAACTTGAAGAAAGCAGGACTTAGCGGTACCATTTCTTCAGACTTTTCTTTGATTTCGAGACTACAGAAATTGATTCTTTCTGATAACATGCTTACTGGTACGATACCCGATGAGCTTATAAGTTTGTCTAATCTTGCTTTATTAGATGTTTCGAATAATAAACTCTCTGGTCAAATACCCAAGTTTAGAAGTAATGTGCAAGTGGAATATGGTGGAAATCCTGATATTGGGAAGATTAACACTAGCTATGCTCCCCCTGGTGCTCCTGGAAGTACACCTTCTGGTACAGGTGGTGGTTCGGATGATAGTGGAAACAAGAACTCAGCTAGTGGAAAGATTGTGGGTTCTGTGATTGGTGCTGTTGGTGTTGTATGTGTGGTTGGGTTAGGTGTATTCTTTTATAGTAAGAAACAAAAGCGATCTAGTAAGGTTCAGAGTCCAAATATGATGATTATTCACCCGCGCCGCTCATGGGATCAGGATGAGGTGAAAATCACTGTTGCTGGATCAAGTGCAAATAGTGGAGTTGAGAGCTTTACTGATAGTGTTGGACCCAGTGACATTCAAGTGGTCAGGACTGAGAATATGGTGATCTCAATTCAAGTTTTAAGAAATGTTACGAATAATTTTAGTGAAGAAAATATATTGGGAAGAGGTGGATTTGGGACTGTATACAAGGGGGAGTTGCATGATGGAACAAAAATTGCAGTAAAGAGGATGGAGTCGGGAGTGATTAGCGAGAAGGGTCTAGCAGAGTTCATGTCTGAGATTGCAGTGCTTACCAAGGTTCGACACCGCCATCTAGTCGCCCTTCTAGGATATTGCTTGGATGGAAATGAGAGGCTTCTTGTGTATGAATATATGCCTCGGGGGACTCTTAGCAGTCATCTTTTTAGTTGGAAGGAGGAGGGTATCAAACCGCTCGACTGGACTAGAAGATTAACTATTGGCTTGGATGTTGCTAGAGGCGTTGAATACCTACATGGGCTAGCACATCAAAGTTTTATTCACAGGGATCTCAAGCCTTCCAATATTCTTCTAGGAGATGATATGCGGGCCAAAGTGGCTGATTTTGGATTGGTTCGTCTTGCTCCAGAAGGGAAAGCTTCAATTGAAACGAGACTAGCTGGAACTTTTGGATATCTTGCTCCTGAATATGCAG TGACTGGTCGAGTGACTACCAAGGTTGATGTGTTCAGCTTTGGAGTCATATTAATGGAGATGATCACAGGAAGGAAGGCACTGGATGAGACCCAGCCTGAGGACAGCTTGCATCTTGTTACTTGGTTCCGTAGGATGCACATCAACAAAGACACGTTCCATAAAACCATTGACCCGACCATTAATCTTGATGAGGAAACCCTTGGTAGCATTAGCACAGTTGCCGATCTAGCAGGCCACTGCACTGCAAGGGAGCCCTACCAAAGGCCAGACATGGGTCACGTGGTTAATGTTCTGTCATCTCTTGTTGAGATTTGGAAACCAGCAGAACCAGATTCTGATGAAATGTATGGGATTGATTTTGAGATGCCCTTGCCCGAAGTGCTCCTGAAGTGGCAGGCATTTGATGGAAGCAGCTCTTCATTTCTTGCCAGTGGGGATAATACCCAGACTAGCATACCTACTCGGCCATCTGGCTTTGCGGAATCGTTTACATCAGCAGATGGACGGTAG
- the LOC133696687 gene encoding receptor protein kinase TMK1-like isoform X2 gives MGVWLFTNFSLFLSLLLCLANSQQNDDAAAMMKLRDSLGNPSTLGWSGSDPCNWLHVGCVDNRVTRIQIGDQNLHGTLPPELKDLTQLTRFEVMNNQLTGALPSLSGLSFLQVLFLHNNNLSSIPPDFFAGMTSLTRVYLDYNPFETWEIPVSLKDASALKEFSANGANVAGKIPEFFNSDVFPGMETLHLAFNYFEGGLPLNFSGSTIQSLWLNGQKSNSRLNGTISILQNMTSLKEIWLQGNHFTGPLPDLSGMISLEDLNLRDNSLTGVVPPSLLNISTLRVVNFTNNKLQGPTPSFARTVDADMIPGTNNFCLDNPGVACDATVNVLLSVAKNFGYPASLADLWKGNDPCTSTQAWKGITCGGGDILVINLKKAGLSGTISSDFSLISRLQKLILSDNMLTGTIPDELISLSNLALLDVSNNKLSGQIPKFRSNVQVEYGGNPDIGKINTSYAPPGAPGSTPSGTGGGSDDSGNKNSASGKIVGSVIGAVGVVCVVGLGVFFYSKKQKRSSKVQSPNMMIIHPRRSWDQDEVKITVAGSSANSGVESFTDSVGPSDIQVVRTENMVISIQVLRNVTNNFSEENILGRGGFGTVYKGELHDGTKIAVKRMESGVISEKGLAEFMSEIAVLTKVRHRHLVALLGYCLDGNERLLVYEYMPRGTLSSHLFSWKEEGIKPLDWTRRLTIGLDVARGVEYLHGLAHQSFIHRDLKPSNILLGDDMRAKVADFGLVRLAPEGKASIETRLAGTFGYLAPEYAGAKPEFFCTSWQ, from the exons ATGGGTGTTTGGCTTTTCACCAATTTCTCACTCTTTCTTTCCCTACTACTATGTCTAGCCAATTCTCAGCAAAACGACGACGCAGCAGCCATGATGAAACTGAGAGACAGCCTTGGCAACCCATCTACTCTCGGCTGGTCTGGCTCTGACCCGTGTAACTGGCTCCACGTGGGTTGCGTAGATAACCGGGTCACTCGGATCCAAATAGGCGATCAGAATTTACATGGTACTCTCCCCCCAGAACTCAAAGACTTGACTCAGTTAACTCGGTTCGAGGTCATGAACAACCAGTTAACGGGCGCATTACCGAGTTTATCAGGTTTAAGCTTTCTCCAAGTCCTCTTTTTACATAACAACAATCTCTCTTCAATTCCTCCTGATTTTTTCGCCGGAATGACGTCCTTAACCAGAGTCTATTTGGATTACAATCCTTTTGAAACATGGGAGATACCGGTGAGTCTCAAGGATGCTAGTGCTTTGAAGGAATTCTCGGCGAACGGTGCTAATGTAGCTGGAAAAATCCCTGAATTTTTTAACAGCGATGTGTTTCCTGGCATGGAGACTTTGCATTtagcttttaattattttgagggTGGATTGCCCCTCAATTTTTCGGGGTCTACTATACAATCTTTATGGCTTAACGGCCAAAAGAGTAATTCGAGGCTAAATGGTACTATTTCTATCCTGCAAAACATGACTTCATTGAAAGAAATTTGGCTCCAAGGAAATCATTTTACGGGTCCTTTGCCTGATTTGTCTGGAATGATTTCATTGGAAGATTTGAATTTAAGGGATAATAGCTTGACGGGTGTTGTTCCGCCATCATTGCTGAACATTTCTACACTTCGTGTTGTCAATTTCACTAATAATAAGCTCCAGGGACCGACGCCCAGTTTTGCTAGGACAGTTGATGCGGATATGATTCCCGGGactaataatttttgtttggatAATCCTGGTGTTGCTTGTGATGCTACTGTTAATGTTTTGTTGTCGGTTGCAAAAAACTTTGGATACCCTGCTAGTCTTGCTGACCTTTGGAAAGGAAATGATCCTTGCACATCCACCCAAGCCTGGAAAGGAATTACTTGTGGTGGAGGGGATATTTTGGTGATTAACTTGAAGAAAGCAGGACTTAGCGGTACCATTTCTTCAGACTTTTCTTTGATTTCGAGACTACAGAAATTGATTCTTTCTGATAACATGCTTACTGGTACGATACCCGATGAGCTTATAAGTTTGTCTAATCTTGCTTTATTAGATGTTTCGAATAATAAACTCTCTGGTCAAATACCCAAGTTTAGAAGTAATGTGCAAGTGGAATATGGTGGAAATCCTGATATTGGGAAGATTAACACTAGCTATGCTCCCCCTGGTGCTCCTGGAAGTACACCTTCTGGTACAGGTGGTGGTTCGGATGATAGTGGAAACAAGAACTCAGCTAGTGGAAAGATTGTGGGTTCTGTGATTGGTGCTGTTGGTGTTGTATGTGTGGTTGGGTTAGGTGTATTCTTTTATAGTAAGAAACAAAAGCGATCTAGTAAGGTTCAGAGTCCAAATATGATGATTATTCACCCGCGCCGCTCATGGGATCAGGATGAGGTGAAAATCACTGTTGCTGGATCAAGTGCAAATAGTGGAGTTGAGAGCTTTACTGATAGTGTTGGACCCAGTGACATTCAAGTGGTCAGGACTGAGAATATGGTGATCTCAATTCAAGTTTTAAGAAATGTTACGAATAATTTTAGTGAAGAAAATATATTGGGAAGAGGTGGATTTGGGACTGTATACAAGGGGGAGTTGCATGATGGAACAAAAATTGCAGTAAAGAGGATGGAGTCGGGAGTGATTAGCGAGAAGGGTCTAGCAGAGTTCATGTCTGAGATTGCAGTGCTTACCAAGGTTCGACACCGCCATCTAGTCGCCCTTCTAGGATATTGCTTGGATGGAAATGAGAGGCTTCTTGTGTATGAATATATGCCTCGGGGGACTCTTAGCAGTCATCTTTTTAGTTGGAAGGAGGAGGGTATCAAACCGCTCGACTGGACTAGAAGATTAACTATTGGCTTGGATGTTGCTAGAGGCGTTGAATACCTACATGGGCTAGCACATCAAAGTTTTATTCACAGGGATCTCAAGCCTTCCAATATTCTTCTAGGAGATGATATGCGGGCCAAAGTGGCTGATTTTGGATTGGTTCGTCTTGCTCCAGAAGGGAAAGCTTCAATTGAAACGAGACTAGCTGGAACTTTTGGATATCTTGCTCCTGAATATGCAG GAGCTAAACCTGAATTCTTCTGTACGTCTTGGCAGTGA